In Dolichospermum flos-aquae CCAP 1403/13F, the following proteins share a genomic window:
- a CDS encoding adenylate/guanylate cyclase domain-containing protein: MEKFAYDLWGDTVNTASRMESHGIPDNIQICEATYELLKDKYLLEKRGLIKIKCKGEMMTYLLHGRKI; the protein is encoded by the coding sequence ATAGAGAAATTTGCCTATGATTTGTGGGGTGATACGGTGAATACAGCTAGTAGAATGGAATCCCACGGTATTCCAGATAATATCCAGATTTGTGAAGCTACATATGAGTTGTTGAAAGATAAATATTTGCTGGAAAAACGGGGTTTAATTAAAATTAAATGTAAAGGGGAAATGATGACTTATTTATTACATGGAAGGAAGATATAA